The following proteins are encoded in a genomic region of Bubalus kerabau isolate K-KA32 ecotype Philippines breed swamp buffalo chromosome 15, PCC_UOA_SB_1v2, whole genome shotgun sequence:
- the LOC129627674 gene encoding olfactory receptor 4B1-like isoform X2 — protein MARTNNVTELIITSLFQDPEVQRVCFVVFLPMYLATVVGNGLIVLTVRVSKSLRSPMYFFLSHLSLVEISYSSTVVPKFITDLLSKIKTISLEGCVAQIFFFHFFGVAEIFMLTVMAYDRYMAICKPLHYTTVMSRSLCHQLVAASWLGGFVHSMVQIIVTLQLSFCGPNVIDHYFCDLHPLFKLACTDTSVEGVVVLANSGLFSIFSFLLLVSSYVVILVNLRNRSAEGRRKALSTCASHVTVVVLFFGPAIFLYMRPPSTFTEDKLVAVFYTVVTPMLNPIIYTLRNAETPPENSRLPLYFSAAIIKPKFPTEFTLVNLCQLSFIRSSLSLNNKTYNYLGTLDMCGS, from the exons ATGGCAAGGACCAATAATGTGACTGAGTTAATTATCACCAGTCTTTTCCAGGATCCAGAGGTGCAGAGAGTGTGCTTTGTGGTGTTTCTGCCCATGTACTTGGCCACGGTGGTGGGCAATGGCCTCATTGTTCTGACGGTTAGAGTCAGTAAGAGCCTGCGttcccccatgtacttcttcctgagTCACCTGTCGCTGGTGGAAATCAGTTACTCCTCCACTGTTGTCCCTAAATTCATCACAGACTTACTTTCCAAGATTAAAACCATCTCCCTGGAGGGCTGTGTGGCTCAGATATTCTTCTTTCACTTCTTTGGAGTTGCTGAGATCTTCATGCTCACAGttatggcctatgaccgctacatggccatctgcaagcccctTCACTACACAACCGTCATGAGCCGGTCTCTGTGTCACCAACTGGTGGCTGCTTCCTGGCTGGGGGGGTTTGTTCACTCCATGGTTCAGATCATTGTTACTCTCCAGTTATCCTTCTGCGGTCCCAACGTGATTGACCACTACTTCTGTGACCTCCATCCCTTGTTCAAGCTTGCCTGCACTGACACCTCTGTGGAGGGGGTCGTTGTGTTGGCCAACAGTGGATTGTTCTccatcttctccttccttctcttggtGTCCTCATACGTTGTCATCCTGGTCAACTTGAGGAACCGTTCAGCAGAGGGGAGACGCAAAGCCCTCTCCACCTGTGCCTCTCACGTCACGGTGGTTGTTTTGTTCTTTGGACCTGCCATCTTCCTCTACATGCGGCCCCCCTCCACCTTCACTGAGGACAAGCTGGTGGCTGTGTTCTACACAGTGGTcacccccatgctgaaccccatCATCTACACACTCAGAAACGCAGAG acaccaccagaaaattccaGACTTCCCTTATACTTCAGTGCTGCCATCATTAAACCCAAATTCCCCACAGAATTCACGCTTGTAAATTTGTGTCAGCTTTCTTTTATTCGATCTTCATTATCATTAAACAATAAAACATATAATTATTTAGGTACTCTAGATATGTGTGGTTCTTAA